The Capsicum annuum cultivar UCD-10X-F1 chromosome 3, UCD10Xv1.1, whole genome shotgun sequence genomic sequence TAAACACGAATCTTTCTATTGGCAGTATGGTAGTTACCAGCGCAAACTTCTTGCTGAAGACTTGAATAGGAAATGGAAGCAAGTGTTGCTGGAGACATCAGTAATTGCTTTGTCATTTTCCTTGTTACTTTTTCTTTCCCACTGTTTTCGAACAGGTAGGTTAATGCTTactctcatttttctcttttttatttttgggccTTCGACAATGATGTACAGGCAACAACACCTTTGGAGCAGTGTGAGTGGCTGAATAAGCTGTTAATTGAAGTTTGGCCTAATTATGTTAGCCCAAGGCTTTCTTTGAGGTTCTCTTCTATTGTCGAGGTAAATTACTTTGTCTCTATCTTTGTATGTGCAGGTGCTTGCATCTTGCTCAACAAGCAGCAGAAACTTACCTGATATTTGAGTGGTGATGGAACAAGTGGATAGAATAAATAGTAGGTGTCTACTGTCTAGTGAGTCGGATATGCCTCTTCAACATTAGGACTCAATGGTTGtagttttgattgtttcttttgCTTATATAGTTCATCTAAGGAGATGCTTAGTTTGAAATATTTGTGGTTTATCTTGGTGAGAAATATACAATTCTCTAGAGGTTTAAGAATTTAGGTTGATTTTTACCCAGGTCCTGTGTTAATGGACCTTTGACGTTTCAATTAAAACCAGAAATTTAACTTACAGTCTATTTCATTCTCGTAAAGATCTGATAACCACAAACATCTGCTCTGTTttgttttattgttattattttaatactttatACTGTTAAATAGTTTACTTGGATTTGTCTTGTGTTACATCTTTGATTTGCATACAAGCTTTTTATGTACTGTATAAAAAAAGTAGTGCTAAGAGAAAGCTACATCGTAATACTAGGTTTGAACTTTGAATCCTGATATCTGGGGATGTATCAATTGGCTTATGGAAGTTCTAGTTGTGTCCAATCATCTATGATGTGCACATGCTAATCTTAGAGCTTTAAACTTTGTTCAAAGTTAAAGGCACCTCACCCCACTTTGTGAATCAAAGGCCACCTTAAACATCTGAAAATGATTACAAATCTTTTTTAAGTCATGTTTTATCGAACTTTCAAAAGAAATCCCATCATGTCAGATGCTTGTTAGTGGAAATTAGAAGAATCCAAGTCAAGGATTCCAACTTGCTGCCCCCAAGTGCATATagaagctttaatttttttttccttaagtaACAAGGCTGATCCACCAACTAGCTGGTGATTGAGGCATCTGAATGATTTGTATAATTGCTTGATTCAACATGATTGATGTGTGTGTGCTTATGCTGATGCGTTCTTTgctttaatctttttcttttggtAACCGAGAAATGCTTTCTGTGCTTCgatcttatgtttatgtttcAAAAGATTGGAAATATGATGTATATGTGATGCTTTATAAGGACACTGCTTTTCTTTTGACACAGATTCAGCTGTtttatgatttaactattttccttttcttttccttttaattGTTATGACACAGAGACGCATGAAACAACGAAGACCAAAGTTGATTGTGAGTTTTCTTATCCATCCCTTCATATGACGATTGGTGCTAGAAGTAGTAAATGTTGCATAAATTACAAGAACTAATTGAAGACTTGATCATGATTGTAGGAAAAGATTGAATTACAAGAATTTTCACTTGGTTCTAAACCTCCACTTTTAGGACTTCGTGGAATACGGTGGTCAACTTACAATGATCAGGTTTGGTTCTTTATATGTACCTTGGATGTACTTTGGTTTggtaattaatgtttttttttttttaaaaaaagttagcTTCACTGCTAAATAGCCAAGGGATACATGTAAAGGTTGAATGTAAGCATAAGCCCCGTCAATAGCACATATCTTTCCCATCTACAATGTAAACACCTTGTTCTGGTGATGCATAACTTGGCGtagttgttattattatattattgttttttGGATAATTGTGGTGTGTGAGATCAACTTGTGCACACCTCGACTATTTGCCCATATCAACATCTTTCGATCAGTACATGCATCAGATAACTCTCTGAGATGGCTCTGGATTTAAAACCTGTTCTGCATGATTTTCATTCAGGTTCATTGACCGCTAGACTACATCCTGGGTGCTTGACCTAGTTTTGTTTTGAGCTTTTAATTTATAAacttgtcttttctttcttttctcctatttgtATTAATACATGGAGAAGATCTGTATTCTAACTATTCCTTTTGTGGACAGCGAATTGCACATCTTGGTTTTGACTGGGACACTACCGATATAAGTATCATGTTGCTTGCCAAGTTGGGAAAGCCATTAATGGGGACTGCTCGGATAGTTATTAACAGTATCCACATCAAGGGTGATGTATGTACAAATATACCTTTTTAGCTTCTTGTAAAGCATATAGCTAGAAGAATGATTCTTGGTATAAGcatttcatttagttattttttgcTAGTATTATGTTTCACATAAGCCTGCCACTATACAAGAAATGTTTGCCTTTTACACCTCAATTTAGGATTGAAGTGGGCAGCATTATGCTCAAACAGCTCTTTCTGCACAAGCTTTTACTTAAGTTGGTTAACTTAAGTGCTTGGGATTATAACTATCTGGTACTTGATTCTCATGATTTCGTGACTGCAAATTGCAACTGCATAGCCATCTGCTCTGGGTCGAATTTCTGTTCTGAAAGTTCTTTTGTTTCCTTAACTGCTAGACTTACTGCTGTGAAATGACAGTTCTTTAATCCTACTTTTACAGCTCCGCTTAGTGCCAGTTCTAGATGGAAGAGCATTTTTATACTCATTCGTGGCTTCCCCAGATGTTAGGATAGGTGTTGCATTTGGAAGTGGTGGAAGCCAATCTCTTCCAGCAACTGAGCTGCCAGGGGTTTCTGCATGGCTGGTATGTGACCGAATTTACAACATTATGACATCTTCCTTCCCAAACCCCTCTTCAGCAGTAAATTTTCTGGTATTTATTTCTCACATCCTGTTACCAATTACCATCAGTAAAGTTTTGTGCTTCTATGTTATTGACCTTCTATCTGGCCTCTATATAGAGTAGCATTCTGATACGTTactaattagtttattattttgcttattttattaAACAGGTTAAACTTGTTAATGACTCCTTATCTAAGAGGATGGTTGAACCTCGCCGTAATTGTTTTTCTTTGCCCGCGGTAAATTTATTCAAAAGAGCTGTTGCCGGTGTACTCTCTGTCACTGTGATGTCTGCCAGCAAATTGTCGAGGAGTAACCTGAGGAGTAGTCCTTCCAGGAAACAACATAGCTCATCGACAGATGGTTATGTGGAGAATTGCAATGATTACAAGGATTTGCGGACATTTGTTGAGGTAGAACTTGAAGAACTAACCAGGAGAACAGATGTCAAGCCAGGATCCTGCCCTAGATGGGACTCAAAGTTCAATATGACTCTACACGAGGATGCAGGAACAATTAAGTTCAATTTATTTGAATGCACTCCTGGCAGTGTGAAGTATGACTATCTAACAAGCTGTGAAATTAAGGTGAATATGTGTAGATTAATATGCTACCATCcatgttttatattttaaagcCCTCTCACATGGacttgtttatgggtatgtatcTCACGCGAGTTTGTTTTAAGTATCACGTGCAAGTGCGATAGTCTTTTGCTAACTTTTAGTGTACTTCGGAGGATCTACATGACATACACACATCCTCATCACACTTGTCGAACACAGGGATGTCAGGGAAAATGGACTGTGTTACGTAGTATTGAACTAGTTTTTGGTTGAATTGAACTAGTTTTTGGTTGACTTGAATGTCATAAGATGATGCATATATCTGGTTAAAGATCAGTGACATCTTTTTCGAATTGAATGTCATAAGATGATGCATATCTGGTTAAAGATCAGTGACATCTTTTTCgacttgaatgtcataaacatgaTGCACATATCTGGTTAAAGATCAGtgacatctttttcttttttctattttcaaacaGAAACTATTAACTATGAATTAACATCTTAGAAAGGGGCGATCCTTACTGCAGTAACTTTTCAGTTCACTCATTTTATGGGCTTTTAATCATTTTCTAGTTCTCTTCTGTAACACTCTGTAGTGGCGTTTGACTCATGATATGGCTTTATGAAACAGATGAGATATGTTGCAGATGATTCAACAATATTTTGGGCGACAGGAGCCGACTCCACTGCTATAGCGGGGCATGCTGAGTTTTGtggtaaagaaattgaaatgaCGGTTCCATTCGAGGGGATCAATTCAGGGGAGGTAGGAATCTAGTTTTAAATTGTAGTTTGTATAAAGTTGCACCCTCTATAGTTGCTATACTTTGGCTCCATTTGAGCTTCCACACTATGTAGTTGATAAGTATATCACAATAAACATAATACAGAACGGTAATATTCACATTATTATCATACGTATGGTGTCGTTCAATTTGCACTCACTTGTGGTATCATAGATTGCTTTTGATCATCAGATGTAGAACTCCTGTAGTACACTCTGGGTAGTTTTATCCTGCTTACTATACAAAGGAGCTTGAGCGAATTTGTAGTGAATAGATTCTGTATTTTGTGCAGTGTAAAGTTTCCTTTTTCCATATACTCTCTAATCCTACATGTAGCCTTCTAGCATGTcattcaaatcaattaaaaaaaagtccTTACCGTTTTATAATTTTTCCACAAGTCCAGTTTCGTAAAGGGTTTCATTCTGTAGTGGTGTTTTAGTTATGTCCCTGACTCCCTGCTAACTGTTTTTTCTTCTACCAATAACAACTTGTAGGTCAATATGTGCCATATAACTAGTTTCTTGTCTTGTTTCTACTTGAAACGTCTTTTTCACGAGTGAGAGACTACCTTATTAGGGTATTCTTCACTAGAAGTAGAAGGGTTGAAATGAAAAACAAAGTGATATTCATTATTGTGTTCTTATTTGGTGCAGCTACACGGTTGTAGTGctaatttctttgttttaaatgaCTGTTTCAGTTGACGGTGAAGCTCGTCTTAAAGGAATGGCAATTTGCTGATGGTTCACATAGCTCAACTGGTTTGCCTATCAGCTCTCAGCCTTCACTCAACAGCACATCAAGTTTCCTACCTAGAACAGGAAGAAGAATCTATGTTACAATAGTTGAAGGAAAAGATCTTCCATCAAAAGATAAATTTGGAAAGTCTGGTTCTGGCTGTTACGTGAAATTCCAGTATGGGAAGGTATATTTCCCCTCTTTTTTCCTCACGGAAGTCGTcacttgaaatatcataactcaaaaactaaattCCCATATATGTTCTTCATTGTTGCCTTCTATGAATTGATCTAGTACTGGAATACTAGAAGCTCTTTCAAATTAAACTTACTTCAATAATACAATACAAGGGAGCTTGAGTGAATTTGAAGTGAACCTTAAGCTTTTTCACAGGCTCTCAAAAAATCGAGAACTGTTCCACATACGTCAGATCCTACCTGGAATCAGAAGTTTGAGTTTGATGAAATTGGTGGTGGTGAATATCTGAAGATAAAGTGCTTCATCGAGGAGATGTTTGGAGATGAGAACATTGGTAGTGCACGAGTAAACTTAGAAGGACTTACAGAAGGTTCCCCAAGAGATGTTTGGATTCCTCTTGAAAAAGTGAATTCTGGAGAATTGCGGCTCCAGATTGAAGCAGTCAGAGTTGAGGACTCTGAAGGATCTAAGGTATTCTCTATCATAGCTATTTTTCAATCTGGTCAATGAGGAGATGATGACAGATAAatgttaaagaaaataatatccgAAAGTCAGCAGTACCGTGTGCTAGAGAAAGGAAAAATATAATGCGTACATGCtcatgttcttgattttgattccACTTTCATTCTACCTTTGGTTTTTCAGGGTTCATCCTCCAACGGTTGGGTTGAACTTGCTCTCATTGAGGCAAAAGACCTTGTTGCCGCTGATCTCCGAGGAACCAGTGATCCTTATGTGAGGGTGCAATACGGGAACTTGAAGAGAAGAACTAAGGTTAGAGTTTTAGAAATGAATTAATTGCATACTACTGATACCATTGGAAAAATATATGTGCTAAATTGACAGTCTCATGCCGAAGATTTTTGTCATTCTTTCCATGTCTAGTATCTGCTGAAGGTTTCTTGTCTCATGCTGAAGCTATTGTTGCTAACAACTGTATCATCAAATAGTGACTTTTTTGCAATGCTCTGCTCCAACTCCAAATTGTAATGAACAGTTGATCAAACTCTGAAACTTTTTTTTGAACCATCACCGCAAAATACTCCAGCTGCAAAAAAAATTGGTGTCTGGAAATGGCTATGTATGGTCTTTATTGAAAAATAAGAATGTTTTAAC encodes the following:
- the LOC107862167 gene encoding synaptotagmin-5 isoform X1, whose translation is MVRKKKASSLDVREVMNFLNQLIADKPFLPVAIPLFLVVWGIEKWFFSLTNWVPLAVAVWAVFQYGSYQRKLLAEDLNRKWKQVLLETSAFDNDVQATTPLEQCEWLNKLLIEVWPNYVSPRLSLRFSSIVERRMKQRRPKLIEKIELQEFSLGSKPPLLGLRGIRWSTYNDQRIAHLGFDWDTTDISIMLLAKLGKPLMGTARIVINSIHIKGDLRLVPVLDGRAFLYSFVASPDVRIGVAFGSGGSQSLPATELPGVSAWLVCDRIYNIMTSSFPNPSSAVNFLVKLVNDSLSKRMVEPRRNCFSLPAVNLFKRAVAGVLSVTVMSASKLSRSNLRSSPSRKQHSSSTDGYVENCNDYKDLRTFVEVELEELTRRTDVKPGSCPRWDSKFNMTLHEDAGTIKFNLFECTPGSVKYDYLTSCEIKMRYVADDSTIFWATGADSTAIAGHAEFCGKEIEMTVPFEGINSGELTVKLVLKEWQFADGSHSSTGLPISSQPSLNSTSSFLPRTGRRIYVTIVEGKDLPSKDKFGKSGSGCYVKFQYGKALKKSRTVPHTSDPTWNQKFEFDEIGGGEYLKIKCFIEEMFGDENIGSARVNLEGLTEGSPRDVWIPLEKVNSGELRLQIEAVRVEDSEGSKGSSSNGWVELALIEAKDLVAADLRGTSDPYVRVQYGNLKRRTKVMYKTLNPKWHQTLEFPDDGSPLELHVKDHNHLLPTSSIGDCVVEYQRLPPNQMFDKWIPLQNVRKGEIHIQVTRKVPDLEKKSSLDSESSVTKARRQISNQMKQMMIKFQSLIEDDDLEGLSASLQELESLHETQEEFMVQLETEQTLLLNKINELGQEIINSSPCYALTRRPTLP
- the LOC107862167 gene encoding uncharacterized protein LOC107862167 isoform X5, which produces MKQRRPKLIEKIELQEFSLGSKPPLLGLRGIRWSTYNDQRIAHLGFDWDTTDISIMLLAKLGKPLMGTARIVINSIHIKGDLRLVPVLDGRAFLYSFVASPDVRIGVAFGSGGSQSLPATELPGVSAWLVCDRIYNIMTSSFPNPSSAVNFLVKLVNDSLSKRMVEPRRNCFSLPAVNLFKRAVAGVLSVTVMSASKLSRSNLRSSPSRKQHSSSTDGYVENCNDYKDLRTFVEVELEELTRRTDVKPGSCPRWDSKFNMTLHEDAGTIKFNLFECTPGSVKYDYLTSCEIKMRYVADDSTIFWATGADSTAIAGHAEFCGKEIEMTVPFEGINSGELTVKLVLKEWQFADGSHSSTGLPISSQPSLNSTSSFLPRTGRRIYVTIVEGKDLPSKDKFGKSGSGCYVKFQYGKALKKSRTVPHTSDPTWNQKFEFDEIGGGEYLKIKCFIEEMFGDENIGSARVNLEGLTEGSPRDVWIPLEKVNSGELRLQIEAVRVEDSEGSKGSSSNGWVELALIEAKDLVAADLRGTSDPYVRVQYGNLKRRTKVMYKTLNPKWHQTLEFPDDGSPLELHVKDHNHLLPTSSIGDCVVEYQRLPPNQMFDKWIPLQNVRKGEIHIQVTRKVPDLEKKSSLDSESSVTKARRQISNQMKQMMIKFQSLIEDDDLEGLSASLQELESLHETQEEFMVQLETEQTLLLNKINELGQEIINSSPCYALTRRPTLP
- the LOC107862167 gene encoding synaptotagmin-5 isoform X2; this encodes MVRKKKASSLDVREVMNFLNQLIADKPFLPVAIPLFLVVWGIEKWFFSLTNWVPLAVAVWAVFQYGSYQRKLLAEDLNRKWKQVLLETSATTPLEQCEWLNKLLIEVWPNYVSPRLSLRFSSIVERRMKQRRPKLIEKIELQEFSLGSKPPLLGLRGIRWSTYNDQRIAHLGFDWDTTDISIMLLAKLGKPLMGTARIVINSIHIKGDLRLVPVLDGRAFLYSFVASPDVRIGVAFGSGGSQSLPATELPGVSAWLVCDRIYNIMTSSFPNPSSAVNFLVKLVNDSLSKRMVEPRRNCFSLPAVNLFKRAVAGVLSVTVMSASKLSRSNLRSSPSRKQHSSSTDGYVENCNDYKDLRTFVEVELEELTRRTDVKPGSCPRWDSKFNMTLHEDAGTIKFNLFECTPGSVKYDYLTSCEIKMRYVADDSTIFWATGADSTAIAGHAEFCGKEIEMTVPFEGINSGELTVKLVLKEWQFADGSHSSTGLPISSQPSLNSTSSFLPRTGRRIYVTIVEGKDLPSKDKFGKSGSGCYVKFQYGKALKKSRTVPHTSDPTWNQKFEFDEIGGGEYLKIKCFIEEMFGDENIGSARVNLEGLTEGSPRDVWIPLEKVNSGELRLQIEAVRVEDSEGSKGSSSNGWVELALIEAKDLVAADLRGTSDPYVRVQYGNLKRRTKVMYKTLNPKWHQTLEFPDDGSPLELHVKDHNHLLPTSSIGDCVVEYQRLPPNQMFDKWIPLQNVRKGEIHIQVTRKVPDLEKKSSLDSESSVTKARRQISNQMKQMMIKFQSLIEDDDLEGLSASLQELESLHETQEEFMVQLETEQTLLLNKINELGQEIINSSPCYALTRRPTLP
- the LOC107862167 gene encoding synaptotagmin-5 isoform X4 — translated: MVRKKKASSLDVREVMNFLNQLIADKPFLPVAIPLFLVVWGIEKWFFSLTNWVPLAVAVWAVFQYGSYQRKLLAEDLNRKWKQVLLETSATTPLEQCEWLNKLLIEVWPNYVSPRLSLRFSSIVERRMKQRRPKLIEKIELQEFSLGSKPPLLGLRGIRWSTYNDQRIAHLGFDWDTTDISIMLLAKLGKPLMGTARIVINSIHIKGDLRLVPVLDGRAFLYSFVASPDVRIGVAFGSGGSQSLPATELPGVSAWLVKLVNDSLSKRMVEPRRNCFSLPAVNLFKRAVAGVLSVTVMSASKLSRSNLRSSPSRKQHSSSTDGYVENCNDYKDLRTFVEVELEELTRRTDVKPGSCPRWDSKFNMTLHEDAGTIKFNLFECTPGSVKYDYLTSCEIKMRYVADDSTIFWATGADSTAIAGHAEFCGKEIEMTVPFEGINSGELTVKLVLKEWQFADGSHSSTGLPISSQPSLNSTSSFLPRTGRRIYVTIVEGKDLPSKDKFGKSGSGCYVKFQYGKALKKSRTVPHTSDPTWNQKFEFDEIGGGEYLKIKCFIEEMFGDENIGSARVNLEGLTEGSPRDVWIPLEKVNSGELRLQIEAVRVEDSEGSKGSSSNGWVELALIEAKDLVAADLRGTSDPYVRVQYGNLKRRTKVMYKTLNPKWHQTLEFPDDGSPLELHVKDHNHLLPTSSIGDCVVEYQRLPPNQMFDKWIPLQNVRKGEIHIQVTRKVPDLEKKSSLDSESSVTKARRQISNQMKQMMIKFQSLIEDDDLEGLSASLQELESLHETQEEFMVQLETEQTLLLNKINELGQEIINSSPCYALTRRPTLP
- the LOC107862167 gene encoding synaptotagmin-5 isoform X3, encoding MVRKKKASSLDVREVMNFLNQLIADKPFLPVAIPLFLVVWGIEKWFFSLTNWVPLAVAVWAVFQYGSYQRKLLAEDLNRKWKQVLLETSAFDNDVQATTPLEQCEWLNKLLIEVWPNYVSPRLSLRFSSIVERRMKQRRPKLIEKIELQEFSLGSKPPLLGLRGIRWSTYNDQRIAHLGFDWDTTDISIMLLAKLGKPLMGTARIVINSIHIKGDLRLVPVLDGRAFLYSFVASPDVRIGVAFGSGGSQSLPATELPGVSAWLVKLVNDSLSKRMVEPRRNCFSLPAVNLFKRAVAGVLSVTVMSASKLSRSNLRSSPSRKQHSSSTDGYVENCNDYKDLRTFVEVELEELTRRTDVKPGSCPRWDSKFNMTLHEDAGTIKFNLFECTPGSVKYDYLTSCEIKMRYVADDSTIFWATGADSTAIAGHAEFCGKEIEMTVPFEGINSGELTVKLVLKEWQFADGSHSSTGLPISSQPSLNSTSSFLPRTGRRIYVTIVEGKDLPSKDKFGKSGSGCYVKFQYGKALKKSRTVPHTSDPTWNQKFEFDEIGGGEYLKIKCFIEEMFGDENIGSARVNLEGLTEGSPRDVWIPLEKVNSGELRLQIEAVRVEDSEGSKGSSSNGWVELALIEAKDLVAADLRGTSDPYVRVQYGNLKRRTKVMYKTLNPKWHQTLEFPDDGSPLELHVKDHNHLLPTSSIGDCVVEYQRLPPNQMFDKWIPLQNVRKGEIHIQVTRKVPDLEKKSSLDSESSVTKARRQISNQMKQMMIKFQSLIEDDDLEGLSASLQELESLHETQEEFMVQLETEQTLLLNKINELGQEIINSSPCYALTRRPTLP